A window of Melopsittacus undulatus isolate bMelUnd1 chromosome 10, bMelUnd1.mat.Z, whole genome shotgun sequence genomic DNA:
TCCGAGTCCGGCTGGCGAGCCGGTGCGCGGCCGCCGTGTCCCGGTAGCGGACGGCGCTGGGAGCCGTTCTCCGCCGGCTGCTCActtctgcccagctctgctgcgCTCGACTCGTCTGCGTTGGGTTGGGCAGAGCCAGTGTGATCTCTGCCGCCTTCCCTCCCAAAGCCTCTACGCATCGCCTTGGCCGGCAGCACCACCCTGCGGCCCGAGACGGGACTGCGCTCGTCGCTGCCCGCACTGTCGGCTTGTCCCGGCAGACGGACCCGTGCGCACATGGGCGGCTGTCGGGCGCTCACTCGCATTAGGACCCCGCGGCAGGATGCTCGCACACAGCGCAGGGGACAGCAGAGCGGGTCAGGAGAGCCGAGAGCCCTGAGCTGCAGCCGCTCATCCCTAGTGCTCTGGGCATCACCGGCAGCTGCCCCGCGCGTTCTTCCGCTGTCCCGAGTCTTTTCCGGCGAGGTTTCGGTGGAGACCAGTGCACAGCCTGGCAGCCCCAAAGGCCGAATCCGGACACGCAGGAGCAAGGCAGAGTTGGTGCAAGGTGGGGGAAAAGCCGTCCAGTGGGATGATGCCAAGGGTGGCGGTGCTTGCAAAGGCACGTGAAGTGCCTGCATCCAGGATAGCCTGCTCACCACAATGCTTTCTAAAGGGAGTCTTCGACGAGCCCACAGGAATGCTCAGCAGTACTTGCAAGTTCTCAAGTGCTGGGGAGTCCTCCTCTCATTGGGTAGAAACTGATACATCCTGTAGTTGTGTATTGCATCAGACACCTGTTCAGTCCAGCTGGAACGACCCAGAAGCAGTCGATTTACACCAGGTGGTTGCTCCTTGTGATCTCCAGAGGAGAGACATTCCTACCTTCTCAAACGTCTTTCACAATTCCGTTTCTTACAGGTGTCCTATTGGAGGAGATTAGCATCCATAATCCTATGTCTGTTTGGATGTGGAGAACCCTAAGCAGAGTAGCTTCAGGCAGGACTCCAGTCAGGCACTGCATGCCTGACAGATCCCACTTAGGGAAAAGAGAGAGTATTCCCTTGCTGATCCTTCAAGCCGGTTTAGAGTTCCTGCTAGAGAGCAGCTTCTATTCTTTGCCACTGTCCCAAGTAAAGAAGTTCTACGTGGACTTACTGCTCACACATGGCTTTCTCACCAGTAGCAAGTGGGTTCTCATTATAGGTTCCTTACTTAAAATGAGCTGATTTTCTCCTGCCAAAGGATTTGTGCAATACAACACAGCACAGGATATCCAAGGCTCATGCCTGAAAGGAAACTGTAGCTAGGttggggttggtctcttcttgTAAGAAGTACAGAACGTGAGAGAATGGTCTCAATTTGTGCCAGGAAGGTATAGATTGGATGTTAGGAGACATTTTTTCACCAAATGGGTTGTCAACcgcttcccagggaagtggttgagccATCATCCCTGGACATGGCACTCTGGGGCATGGTTTTGTGGTGTCTTTAGCAGTGTTAAATAATCATTGGACTTGATTGTTTCAGCGATCTTTACCAATTCAAATTATTCTGTTTCGCTCAGGATGATTGGATAGTGGAGCCATGCAGAAGGGATGGTTGTAGTCCTCtgcatgtcatagaatcacagaatcctcaaatggtttggtttggaagggtctttaaagatcatttagttccaacctgccctgcaatgggcagggacacatcccaCTAGAAAAATTCcacaaagccccatctaacctgatCAAAAATGAGACATCCATCACTTCTCTGGGTAACATGTTCCAATGCCTTACCAATCctacagggaagaacttctccATAATATCTAATGTATATCTGcccactttcattttaaagccatatccacttgtcctatcactacatgaaCTTGTATGTGCCATTTGGGAAGGCCACTCTAAAGCCTCCTTGAGCCTTCtgttgtccaggctgaacaaccccagctctctcagggTTTCCTCGTAAGAGCACTGCTCCAGCCATCtaatcatctttgtagcccttGTCTGAACTCAATCCAACTCACTCCAACAGATCCATGCCCTTCTTACTTTTGAAGCACACATTGCTGGGTCAAGTTTAGCTTTGCATCAACCACCATAACTTGTCtcttggacattgagccattagCCACAAATCTTTAAGTGCAATTATCCTTCCAATTCCATATCCATACCCATTCCAAGTAGATCCATCATATAAATAGTTCTCTAATTTAAGGAGAAGGGTGTAATGTGGGACAGAGTCAAGTCTTTGCCCAATTCCAAGTAGATGACAGCATTCAGTCTTCCCTTATGGACCAATGTCATAACCCCATTGTGGAAGGCCATCAAATTGTTCAGGGATGTTAGTGAGGCCATGTCAGCAGCCACCAATTACATCCTTACATTCCATGAGCCTTTGCATGCATTCCAGGGAGATCTGGTCCATGATCTTGCTGGGCAatgaggtgagactgactggtttgCAATTTCCTGGCTTTTTCCCTTTGTAAATATCAGGGTtatgtttcacatttttctatCACTGCGATCCTCTCTTGACTGCCATGACTTCTGAAACATGATGGATAATATATTGACTACTGCATTTCTTCAAGTCCCATGTATTTCTGCACCTTTATGTTCCTTTAATtgatctcaaacctgatcttctCTACAGTCGGTTGTCATCATTCTCCCAGTCCATTACTTGCCCTTCATGGCTTGGTCATTGATGCCAGAGCACTTGTCTGTGAAGGATGAGACATTTCCAGAGAGAAGCCTCACCCTGGTCACTGTTTTTGCTCACCAAATGCCCATCTCATGGAGTTCCCACAAACACCATAAAAACTTCCAAAAGAACAGGGATGCCATCTTTGTGACATCCATTTTATGAAACTCCTACACTTTCAGTGTCACACTTTGTTCTGGAAAGCCTCACAGCTGCCATCTGCAGAAGTCAGAAGAGTAGGGCAGGTCACTCTCCCCACTTCCCTGCTTTGCAGACATCAAAGCCAACCCAGGGTCTCTAGGAAGGAGGAGGGCTGGTATTCTTGGTCTGCATATAACTTGCCTCATCACAGCAAGACAGTCAGTACCAAGGACACCTGTAGGGGCCTCCCAGCAATTCCCTGCTCCTTACAACTTTCTTGAAGACTCTGCTGGCAACATCTCCCAACTCAAGAATTGTACCCACCCAACCTTAACTAGGCCAAGGGTCAACATGGAAAAAACACTCCTGGCCCTTTGAAAACTGTGACAGCGCTTTCACAGGAACAAAAGCTCTACAAATGTGACTGGCTCCACACAAAGAATTCTAGAGTTCTCTTTATTTTGCTCTTACACACAAGGGTCTTCCATGTTACAACAGCTAAGCTTATAACTGCAGCACAACACAGCATGAGGGTTTTCCAATATCCCATGTCATGTTGCCTtcttttaaacagtattttcttaattACATGTGGGAGTAACATTCCTCCTGAAGAGGAAGAGGCAAGATAATCTTCAAATGTAGtcacagagcagagggagaaaagacaTAAAGGACAATGCAAATGCtccaagagaaaaatatagaaaattatAGCATAACAGCTTTCCACTCCCATCAAGAAATCTCTGAATTCAGGAACAACAATGATGATACCAAACTCAAAGCTCATTTTTAGATTTGATCTTGATGCTACCTTCAGAAAAAGTTCCTTAAAGCAACTTGTGGAGTTTCCTTACAATCTTCCTTAAGGAACATGTTCTCATAACTCTGTGTGGCTACAGACTACTAGAAGGCAACTCCACTGTGCCAAAAGTAAAGCATGCGGGGCAGAAAATCAGCATGGCCAAACAGGGAAATTCTTGTGGAgttccaaaggaaaaagaaattgttctGCTGCTCTCCCCTAGAGACTATGAGATTTTTCtactaaaaaacccaaagtatCTTTCTTCATGCTGGGCTGGAATTACAGTGGCTGGATGGGAGCATCTGCCTACTTTGATATGTAGCCCTTGTGCAGCACAAGCAGACAAACAATAGCTGTATGGACAGACACAGtgaccagaaggaaaaaaatacagagccCACAGATCTCAGGCAGACAcatgcagagaagaaagagcCCTATGATCATCCTATATTGTCACACAGTACTCACAATGTCCTTGCTTTCCTGACATATGCATTGAGTGAAGTTGTGGTTTGACTACCCCACGACGCGACTGCGTTACAGCGCAAAGGAATTGGTCCAAAGTGTTGCCTGCCAGCAACTGAGACAAGAATTTACCTGGGGTTCTGGCACTAATCCTAATCTGAAAGCAATTCAGACATGGCTGCAACAGAGCAGAAACATGCAAATCCCTGCATGAGAGAGCTTAAGGTTCTTTTGTTGgatttgtacattttttttttgtttgggtggttgggtttttttgataggtgaagtcagtattttctgtcactttgtcTTCATGGGAAGTCACTGATACCAACTCTAAAAACAGATTTACTCAGGAGTTCACATTACCACATATCTTAGCACGGATCCCTTGCAGTCATGAGAAACTAAATCTCTGTGCCAACACCATACTAGTTAAAGGAAAGACTATTGAACTGTTCTGCAGAATGCATCCCAGGGTTATCTGGTGCCATGTTCTCCTTAGTGAGAGTACCACAGGGGAAATCTTGCTCATTGTTGGTACCCCCACCTGTAGCATTGAGCTGTGGTGGAAGGCTGGGAAGGATGGGCTTCAGGAACTTGAATTCACTGTTGCCAGAGCCCGTCGTGAGGCTGATCTCATAGCAATAGGCATGAGGCAgggtccctgcagcagctgcatcagCCAGGCTGCTCTGTAAGTTGTTGGCACCATAAAACACATGCCCATCCTTCAGCTCCTTTCTCTTGCATACCTTGTGAACGACAAAGGCTGCTGTGGACACCAGGAAGAGGAGTGAGACAAAGACCAAGGAAATTATTAAATAGATTGTCAGGGAGCTGCTCTCATCCTCTGCGGTCAGGCTGCTGTGTGGTAGGCGCACGTCCGAGAAGTCACTGAGCAGGAGTGCACTCAGTGCTGCAGTGGCTGACAGTGGTGGCTGCCCACTGTCTCGCACTAGCACTACGAGTTTCTGCTTCACAGTGTCTCTCTCTGTCACTGATCTCCTCAGTCGCACCTCCCCACTTTGGGCACCCACCACAAACAGTCCAGGATCAGTGGCCCTCAGCAGGTGGTATGAGAGCCATGAGTTCTGCCCTGAGTCAGCATCAACGGCCACCACTTTAGTGATGAGGTAACCTGCCTCAGCTGAAACGGGCACCAGCTCACTGGATGGAGAGCTGCTGTCCTGCGAGGGGTACAGCACCAGTGGAGCGTTGTCATTTTCATCCACCACAACAAGACGGACGGTGACATTGGCACTGAGGGGAGGTGACCCTGCATCAGAGGCGCGCACCAAGAACTCGATCTGCTTCACTTGCTCATAGTCCAGGGGCCGCAGCACAAACACGTCTCCATTCTCAGAGTTCACAGAGATGCAGGAGCACGAAGGCTGCTCTGTAGGGTGGGCAAGCACCAGGGAATAGGTCACCTTGGCATTAGGCCCCACATCTCCATCTACAGCACCGACAGCCCCAACAAGCACTGTGGGAACATTGTTCTCACGTACATACATGGTGTATGATGTCTGGTTGAACACAGGTGCATTGTCATTCACATCAGAGATGTCCACTGTGAAGGTCTGGGTGGTTGTGAGAGGAGGTGATCCCGCGTCTGCTGCTGTGACTGTTAGGATGTACCGTGCTATCTCCTCCCTGTCCAGTGCACTCACAGTCACCAGCTCAAAGTAATTCTTATAGGCTGGCCGCAAGGAGAATGACAGCTGGTCCTCAAGGGCACAGGAGATCTTCCCATTGGCACCAGCATCTCGGTCCCTGACAGTGAACAGGGCAACGACTGTCCCAGGCAATGAGTCCTCAGGGATGGGGCTGTTGAAGGAACTGATCATCACCTCTGGTGCATTGTCATTCACATCCACCACCTCCACCAACACTCTGCAGATTGCAGAGAGGCCCCCACCATCTGTGGCCCGCACTCTAAGCTCATAATTCTTTGCTGCCTCAAAGTCCAGAGACTTTGTAAGTTTAATTTCACCACTCATGGGGTCTACCATGAATGCTGAGTAGCTCTGGTCTCCTGCTTGGCTGAACTGATAGGAGATGTCCCCATTAACTCCCTCATCCTGATCGGTTGCCACTACTCTGAGAACCACAGAGCCCTCTGGTGCATTTTCCAAAACCTTTCCTATGAAAACCTTCTGTGGGAATACGGGAGCGTTGTCATTTACATCTATAACGACAATGTGAATTTGGGTGGTTCCACTCCTTGGCGGCGAGCCTGCATCCACAGCAATGAGACTGAAATAcatctctgcctgctcctctctgTCGAGAGGCTTTTCCAAAACAAGTTCAATGTATTTGGCATCCTCAGTTTGAGTTCCAAAGTCAATGCTGAAGTACTCATTTTTGGGAGAGATGCTGTAAGCCTGGATGCTGTTGCTGCCAACATCCAGGTCCTGAGCCCCCTCCAAAGGGAAACGAGAGCCAGGGTCGCTCCTTTCCAGTATCTTAAGAGTGACCCGCTCCTCCGGAAAAACGGGCGCGTGGTCATTGATGTCCTCCACGGCCACCTCCACCCGAAAGAACTGCACGGGGTTTGCCAGCAGGAGCTCGAAGGGCAGCGTGCAGGTAGCGGACTGCCCGCACAGCTCCTCGCGGTCCAGCCTCTCGGCCACGACGAGGCGGCCGCTGCCCGGGTCTAAGCGAAAGTGCTGCCGGCCGTCCTCCGAGAGCAGGCGGGCGCGGCGAGCCGAGAGCTGCGCCGGGGCCAGCCCCGCGTCCTCCGCCACGTTGGCTACCACGGAGCCGCTCTCGCTCTCCTCGGCTACGGAGTAGCGGATGGGCTCGGCGCGAGCGTGCGGCAGGGAGACGAAAACACAGAGACAGAGCACTTGCCTTGCGGTCTCCATGGCGTGGCGGCGGACAGCCTCTGTGTCGGGGATGGCCCGCGCAGTCCTCCACGGTATGCGGCGACCGGCAGCAGAGCGATGGTGCGGTGATTGAATTCGCTTTCTCTATTCGAGTCCGGCTGGCGACCCGAAGCGCGGCCGCCGTGTCTCGGCAGCGGGTGGTACCGGGTCCTGTTCGCCTCCGCTGCCCAGCGCGGCTCTGCTGGACTgagttctgctctgctctgctgtgttgGGCAGAGCCAATGTGGGCTCAGCCACATCCCCTCTCGCAGCTGCTCTCCGTCCCCTTGGCCGGCAGCACCACCCTGCGGCCCGAGGCGGGACCGCACCAGTCGCCGCCCGCTGCTCGCGCTGTCGGCTCGCCGCACACACGGATCCGTACGCACGCAGGCGGCTACCGGCCTCTCACCTGCATTGGGGCCCTGCGGCAGGCTGCGCGCACACCGCATCGGGGACGGCAGAGCGGGTCAGGAGGGCCGAGAGCCCCGCGGTGCCACCGCTGCACCCCGAGCGCCCGGGCATCGCCGGCACCTGCCCCGCGACTTCTCTTGCTGCCCAGAGCCCTCCGCTGGCGACGTCCCGGAGGCGAGCCGTGCAGATTGGCCGCCCCAAAGGCGAAGTCGAGCACGCAGGAGCGGGGCAGAGGTGTCGGGAGGCGGGGGAGAATCCGTCCAACGGGCCGATGCCGAGGGTGGTTGTGCTTGCAGAGGCACGGGAAGTGCCTTACCCCAGAATACTCTCTCTGAGAGCTCCTGCTCACCGCAATGCTTCTTAAAGGGCACCGTTGCCTTCGAGGAGCCGTCGGGAATGCTGTTTTCTCACCAGTAACAATTGGGTGCTACCTACAGTTTCCATACTTACAATGAGCAGAATTTCTTCTTCCACCAAAGGAACTGTGCAACAGATCACAGCAGATGACATCCAATGCCCGTGCCTGAAAGGGGCTTGTAGCAATGTTTCAGGAGATATTGTCTCCCACATCAGAAGTAACAGAACATGAGGAAATGGCCCCATTTTGTGACAGGGAAGTTTAGCTTTGCATCTACCAACACCACTTGTCACTTAGACATTGAGTTCTGGTTTAACCACAAATCTTTGAGTGCAATCATCCTTGCAGTTCCTTATGCACCAAGTTGTCCATCCATCGTATAAATATCTCTCCAGTTTAGGCAGAAGAATGTCATTTGGACAGTGTCAAatctttgcacaaatccaggtaaGTGACATCATTACTCTTCCCTTATCCAGCAGTGCCATAACCTCATTgtagaaagccaccaaattaGTCAGGAACGTGAGACCATGTTGGTGGTGACAAACCACCTCCTTATTTTACATGAGCTTTTCCATGCTTTCCAGGGAATATGCTCCATGGTCGTTCTTTGCACCAAGGTGAGACTGACGGGCTTGTAGTTCTCTGACTCTTTCTATTTGTAAAAACGGGGGTTATGTTTCTGATTTTCCAGTCACTATGAACTTCACCCAGCTGCAAGGAATTCTGAAACACGATGGATAGTGGCTTGGCCATGAGCATCTGTTCAGGTCCCATGAATTACTGCATCTTCATGTTCCTTtagatggtctcaaacctgatcttctATAGCAGGTTGTTCATTATTATCTGAGTACATGACTTGCCCTTAGTGACTTGGGCATTGATTCTGAAGCAcctgccagtgaagactgagacatTTCTGGAGAGAAGCCTCTCCCTGGTTGCTGGTTTTGCTCACCAAAAGCCCACCTCCTGGAGCTCCACCAAACACTTTCAaagctacagggatgctgtctTTGTGACATTCATCTTCTGAAACTACTACACCTTTAGTGTCACAAACACTTTATACTGGAGAGCCTCACAGTTGCTATCTGCACCTGGAGCTGTCAGAAGAGTTGGGAAGGCCACTCTCTTAATATCCATGCCTTGGAGAGGCCCTTGCACAACCACAGCCTCTGGGAGTCTAGGGGTCATTTTGCCCCAATCTGAATATAACTGGGGCCCATCCCAGCCAGGTGGTCAGGACAGAGGAGAAATATAGAGGCCTGCCAGCAATTTCATGCTCCCACAGCTTGCCTGAAGTTGCTCTGCTGGCCACATCCCCCACCTCAAGAAATGCACCCAATCACCCTTACCTCAGCCAAGGGACAACATAAGGAAAACACTCCTGGACCTTTAAAATCTGTGACAGAGCTTTCCCAGAAAGAACAGCTCTACAAAGACAACTGTCTCCACACAAAGCATTTGCAtgttctctttattttgcttttacacACAAGGGTATCCTACGTTACAACAGTACAGCTCATAACTGCAGCACAACACAGTGTAAGGGTTTCCAAATATCCTGTGCAATGCTGCCTTCATTCAAACAGTCTGCTATTATATATGGGTGTGACAGTCCTTCTTAAGAGGAAAGGCAAGACAATGCTTAGAGATCACagagtgaaagaagaaaaggcaaaaaggagaATGCATTTGTCtaacaaaaaacacagaaaatcataACAATACATCTTTCCACTCCCATCAAGAAACACCTGCATTCAGAAACAACAATAACAAGGCCAAACGTAAAGTTCCTTTTCTGATTTCATCTCAATTCTACCTTCAGAAAAAGTCTCTTGAAGTAACTTACTGATTTCCCCTACAATCCAACCAAGGACAAGGAACATGTTCTTACTATTCTGTACAGTTACAGACTTTTAGAAGGCAATTACACCATGCCAAGAGTCAAGCTTTTGGGTCAGAAGCCAGCCTGGCCCAACAGGGATCTTCTTGTGTTGCtccagagaaaaaagaaatggtatGACATCTGGAAGCAAGG
This region includes:
- the LOC117436769 gene encoding protocadherin beta-4-like; this encodes METARQVLCLCVFVSLPHARAEPIRYSVAEESESGSVVANVAEDAGLAPAQLSARRARLLSEDGRQHFRLDPGSGRLVVAERLDREELCGQSATCTLPFELLLANPVQFFRVEVAVEDINDHAPVFPEERVTLKILERSDPGSRFPLEGAQDLDVGSNSIQAYSISPKNEYFSIDFGTQTEDAKYIELVLEKPLDREEQAEMYFSLIAVDAGSPPRSGTTQIHIVVIDVNDNAPVFPQKVFIGKVLENAPEGSVVLRVVATDQDEGVNGDISYQFSQAGDQSYSAFMVDPMSGEIKLTKSLDFEAAKNYELRVRATDGGGLSAICRVLVEVVDVNDNAPEVMISSFNSPIPEDSLPGTVVALFTVRDRDAGANGKISCALEDQLSFSLRPAYKNYFELVTVSALDREEIARYILTVTAADAGSPPLTTTQTFTVDISDVNDNAPVFNQTSYTMYVRENNVPTVLVGAVGAVDGDVGPNAKVTYSLVLAHPTEQPSCSCISVNSENGDVFVLRPLDYEQVKQIEFLVRASDAGSPPLSANVTVRLVVVDENDNAPLVLYPSQDSSSPSSELVPVSAEAGYLITKVVAVDADSGQNSWLSYHLLRATDPGLFVVGAQSGEVRLRRSVTERDTVKQKLVVLVRDSGQPPLSATAALSALLLSDFSDVRLPHSSLTAEDESSSLTIYLIISLVFVSLLFLVSTAAFVVHKVCKRKELKDGHVFYGANNLQSSLADAAAAGTLPHAYCYEISLTTGSGNSEFKFLKPILPSLPPQLNATGGGTNNEQDFPCGTLTKENMAPDNPGMHSAEQFNSLSFN